The sequence CATGCAGATCGATCTTGTACGTTTCTCTTGTTATTCGCCCGCTGGAAAATTGTTTAAGGCTCACATTTATAGTCCTCCTCTTTTTTAGCTCTAAAGCAATTCCACGATTATTTGGGACGCCTCTTCAGAACGAAGGGCGATAACAGCTCCGCGAATTTTATAAGCCACCGTGTCGCCCGAAGGACTCTTTTGCAAAGCTTCAACCCGTGTACCGCAAATCAATCCTAAATCAAGCATTCTCCTTCTCGTATTGCCATTTGCGGTCAATTGACTGACTTTTCCGCAAGTACCAGGTATTAGACGATGTAACGGAATCAATCTTTCCATATCCGAATCCAAACCCCCTGAAATATTCATGCTTTAACCCCGGCGATCATAAGTTAGATTAGGGAAAACTTTTTTCCCACGCCTTATTCTATGAAAAGAAGAATAAATTGGTTACATACATTCATCCTGGATACTTTCAATTATTGCTTCAACTTCATTAGGAAGTTCTTGTGAAAAGGAGTGGGAGAGATGAATAACAAAGAATTCCACACATTCCGCGGCTATGAAATGATAAAAAAGAATGAAGACCATCTCACTCCGAGTATGGAAGACTACCTGGAAATGATTTATAGAAATTGTCAGGAAGAAGGGTACGTCAGGATTAACCATCTGGCCGAACAGCTGAATGTAAAAGCGCCTTCGGCTTCCAAGACAGTACGTAAGTTGTCATCAATGGGTTACCTTAATTATAAAAAATACGGAATTATACAGCTGACACCCAAAGGCGAAATGATGGGAGCA is a genomic window of Desulfotomaculum sp. containing:
- a CDS encoding ferrous iron transport protein A; the encoded protein is MERLIPLHRLIPGTCGKVSQLTANGNTRRRMLDLGLICGTRVEALQKSPSGDTVAYKIRGAVIALRSEEASQIIVELL
- a CDS encoding DtxR family transcriptional regulator, which produces MNNKEFHTFRGYEMIKKNEDHLTPSMEDYLEMIYRNCQEEGYVRINHLAEQLNVKAPSASKTVRKLSSMGYLNYKKYGIIQLTPKGEMMGAFLLDRHETLEVFLSNIGVLDTVLLETELIEHYLSINTIKNIKILNGFLVSYPEILEKLRQFKACYEEEK